Part of the Salinigranum rubrum genome is shown below.
CGCTCCGTCGTCAGCGCCGCCGTCCTCGGGACGATTCTCGCGCTCGCCGCGCGCTTTCTCCCGTTCGTCCCCCGCGAGGTCGTCGCGCTCGCGGGCGTCGTCCTCCTCCTCGGGGTCGTCCACGCCCTCCTCCGCTACCGCTCGTGGCGCTACGAGGTGCGCGACGACTCCATCTACCTCGAACGCGGCGTCCTCACGCGCGTTCGAACCGTGGTCCCATTCGTCCGCATCCAGCACGTCGACTCCTCGCGCAGCCCCGTCGAGCGCGCCGTCGGACTGGGGCGGGTCGTCGTCTACACCGCCGGGTCGCGCGGCGCGGACGTCACGGTGCCCGGGCTCACCCCGACGGCCGCCGACGACCTGCGCGAACGGCTGAAACGCCTCGCCATCCGCGCGGAGGGCGACGACGCGGTCTAGCCATGAAGCTCTCCCCGCTCTCGGTTCCGTACCGCGTGCTCGAACGCGGTGGGAGCCTCCTCGTCGCGGCGGCGTTCATCGTCTTCTCGGGCGGGTCGATGCTCGACGGACTGGCCGGACCGCTGTCGCTGTTCGCGTTGCTCGGCGTCGGTGTCCTGCTCCTCGTCGGCTACGAGGTGGCGTACTACCAGCGGTACGAGTACGAACTCACCGCCGATACGTTCGACATCCACTCGGGGGTGTTCGCCCGGCGCGACCGCGAGATTCCTCTCCGGCGGATACAGAACGTCGACATCTCGCGCAACGTCGTCCAGCGCGTCCTCGGCATCGCCGCGGTCGACTTCGAGACCGCCGGCGGCAGCGAGACCGAAGCCTCGCTGCGGTTCGTCTCGTTCGAGGAGGCGAAACGGCTCCAGCGGGAGGTCCCCCGGATGAAACGCGGCACCGAAGAAGAGCCCGCCGAACCGGAACCGTCGACCGAACTGTTCGCGCTCTCGGAGCGCGAACTCACGCTCGTCGGCCTTCTCTCGTTCGATTTCAGAGTTCCGGGCGTGCTCGCGCTGCTGCTGTCGGGGTCGGTCCCGGTCGTCTCCTCCATGCTCCCCCGGCCCGGACCGCTGCCCATCGCGGCGTTCCTCGCGTTGCTCGTCGTCGGCGTCTTCCTCTTCTCGTGGGCCGCCGGCGCCGTCGCCGCCGTCGTCAACTACTACGACTTCCACCTCGTGCGCGCGGGCGACGAACTCCAGTACGAGCGCGGGTTGCTCCAGCGGTACGACGGCTCCATCCCCTTCGACAAGGTCCAGACGCTCACCGTCGAGGACCCCCCTCAAACGAGCGTTCGGGTACGCGACGCTGCTCATCGAGACGGCGGGCTACGCGCCCGGTCAGTCGTCGGGCGGGGTCGCGGCTCCGAGGCCGCGGTCCCGCTGGCCGAACGCGACCGCGTCTTCGAACTCGCCAACGCCATCGACGAGTTCGGCGACCCCGCTCTCGAACGCCCGCCGAAACGGGTTCGCCGCCGCTACGTCGTCCGCTACCTCCTCGTCGTCGGGGCGCTCACGGGGCTCCTGTTCGGCGTCGACGCCGTGGTCGCCCCCACGGTCGGCGTCGGTTCGCTCCCGTTCCCGTGGTACGTCCCGCTGGCGCTCGTCCTCGTCATCCCGCCCGCGGCGCACCTCAAGTGGGCCCACCGGGGCTACTGGCTCGGTGACGAGCACGTCGTCACCCGCAACGGCGTGTTGAAACGACAGACGAAGGTCGTTCCCTACGACCGGATCCAGACGGTCATCGACACTCGCACGCTGTTCCAGCGGCGGTGGAACCTCGCGACGGTGACGGTCGACACGGCCGGGTCGCTCTCCATCACCGGCGGCGACGCCGCGGCGGTCGACGTCGACGACGCCGTCGCCGACGACCTGCGCGCCGAACTCGACGAACGACTGCGGGAGGCGCTCGCCGAGCGCCGGCGAGCGCGACGACTGCGGCGCAACCGGTCGGCCCACGCCAACGCCGACGCCACGGGTGACGCGACCGGGCGGGAACCGGACCGCGGTCGAGCACACGACGGCGACGACGACCACGACCACGACCACGCACCGGACGGCGAAGCCGAGGGGTTCGTCTGGGGCGAGGGGTTCGACGAGGAGAGAGCCGACACGAGCGGAGACGAGTCACCGACTGCGCCGACGACAGAGGAGCGGACCGGTGGGGGAACAGGAGGCAGGGCGAAGAGAGAGACAGCGACGGGAACGGGAGTGAGTCGGCCGCGAGCACGGAGTCGTCCGAGAACGCGAACCGTGACCACACGAGCTGACACCCCGACCGCCCTCGGGGCGCCCAGGTTCCCCCGATACGCCCGACCGCACGGGCACAGAGCTATACGGTGTGGGAGCCGATGTACCCCTGTGCGCGTCTACGAGACGACCACCACCGACTGGGACGACATCGACGCGGAGACGCGTGCGTCGCTCGCGTGGACGGGAACGTCCGCGCTGCTCGTCCTCGACGGCGTGTCCCCCGCTGAGGTCGACCCCATCCAGGCGTACACGCCGCACCGGGTCGACGTCGGCCGCGGTGGTGACCAGGAACTCGTCCTGATCTACTCGGAGCGGCGGCCGTCGTCGTTCCCGCACGCGTCGGGCGTCACCGTCGCCGACCTCGACACGGTCGTCGAAGACGCGCTGCGCGACGACGAGACGCTGTTTCTCCGACGGCTCCGCGACGACGAGCGCTTCAGGACGCTCCTGCGGCGACATCTCTCGGCGTCGGCGCGCGTCGAACTGGTCGAGGAGTACGGGCAGAACCCCGACGCGGCGGGCTACGTCCAGCGGCTCCTGGATACGACGTAGGTCGAGTCGGACAGGCAGTGGTGTGAGTCGGTCATCGAGTAGGTCCGTGACTGTGTGTCTCGTCGGGTACACGGGGCGGTGTGAACGACGTGGCCGACGACGGTGAGAAGACCGCACGACACACGGGCGCGGTGACCCGCAGCCACGCCCACCGGAGCAACTTCGTTGCCCCGAGCCGTTCGCTCGGTTCCCTCACGAAGGCCCCTCAGCTGACTGCGGTCCTCGGGTACTCACGCCGTTCGTACCCTGTGGCCCTCATCCCTCGCGCGTGAGGGCTGGCGAAACCCCCGGCCTCGCGGCTTCCCACTCGCTCTGCTCGTGGGAATGCGGCACGGAGGCCGCACCGTCACGCGCCACTGCCCTGTTGCGGTCGGCGTGTGAGTGCAACGAACGAGCGACTCGCGCGAGGGGTGAGGGAACCGAGTGAAGGCTCTGAGCGACGGCTGTCGGGTCCGAAGTCGAAGGATGAAGTATGAGTGGTGGACGACGGGATTGCCCGGCGTTCCGACACGGGTAGTCCCGGTTGCCTCCTCCACCCCGCACCCCGTCGAGCGGCGCACGTCCGGTGATGGGCTGCTCACTTCCGTGCCTGACCCGATTTCACCGACGAACCACGGACGACCACCCCTGCGGATGGGGCCCGTGGGCCGCTGCCCCCGACGGACGAGGCTTCCACGTCGGCTCCCGGGGCCCGTGTCGGTCTGACCGGACGCCTCCGGGTTCGGCCCCCGCTGAAGACCTATTTCACGGGTGACGAGCAGGGCCTAACTGCCCGGCCTAGTCCACCACATCCTATCCCGGTGCCACATAAGGGCCTTTCGGCTTGCGTCTCGGTTTCGGAACCCCCAAATCAGAGGACGGCACGGGCGTACGCGGCCGCACTGAGCGGGACGAGCGCGGTGACACCGAGGACGACCCACCGGTGGTTACCCATCCACGCGGCCGAGAAGTTGAACACGAGTTGCGGGTCGACGGCGAGCGCCCACGAGGCGGCGAGACCGAGCATGCCCAAGCCGAGAACGAGCGTCAGGCCGGCGGCGGTCACCGGGTCCGTCCGTCCCCGCCGCCCCGCGAGGAAGACGACGACGGCGACGGGTGCGAGGAACCCGAGCGCGGTCACCCCGGCCGGGCCGGCGGCGTAGTACAGCCCGAGTTCGGTTCCGACGTCCGAGAGGAGCACGAACGGTGCGACGAGCGCAGCGACGACGGCGCCACAGGCGACACTGCCGACGAGGGGCGCGACGTCTTCGACCTCCATATCCGAGACTCGGGGACGCCGTGGCCTTAACAGGTCTGAAAACGTCGTGGCCGGGTGGGAGTGTTACTCAGGCGAGAAGTGGAAAAAGGTAAGCGGGACTGTACTCGTCGTCCTGTATGGAACGCGTTGCAATCATCGGCGCATCGATGACCCAGTTCGGGCAACGGGAGGCCTGGCTGCAGGAACTCCTCGCCGAGGCGGGGCAGGCCTGTCTCGAGGACGCGGGCGTCTCAGCCGACGAGGTGGACCACCTCTACCTCTCGAACATGGCGAGCGGCGAGTTCGAGGGGCAGACGGGGTCGATGAACTACCTGGCACACGACCTCGCGGCGATGCCGTCGTACACCCAGCGGATCGACCAGACCTCCTCGTCGGGAGGAGCCGGCGTCTACGCCGCGTACCAGTCCGTCGCGTCGGGGTCGAGCGATATGACGCTGCTCGTCGGCGGCGAGAAGATGACCCACTGTTCGACGGCCGAAGCCACAGACGTCATCGCCTCTATCACCCACCCCGCCGAGTACAAACACGGGCTCACGCTCCCGTCGTTCGCGGGGCTCACGGCGCGCTTGTATCTCGACCAGTACGACGCGCCCCGCGAGTCGCTCGCGAAGGTCGCCGTCAAGAACCACAAGAACGGCGTCCACAACCCCCACGCACAGTTCCAGAAGGAGGTCTCGCTCGAAACGGTGCTGGAGTCGCCCATCGTCGCCGACCCGCTCCGCCTGTACGACTTCTGTCCCATCACCGATGGGAGCGCCGCGCTGTTGTTCTGCCCCGAGTCGGTCGCCGAGGAGTACACCGACGAGTACGCGGTGGTTGCCGGCGTCGGCGGCGCTACCGACACCCACGTCGTCCACGAGCGAGCGGACCCGACGACGATGCGCGGCGTCGTCGAGTCGTCCGACATCGCCTACGAGATGGCAGACATGGGTCCAGAGGACGTCGACGTGGCCGAGTTGCACGACATGTTCACCATCCTCGAGTTCCTCCAGTCGGAGGACCTCGGCTTCTTCGAGAAGGGCGAGGGGTGGAAGGCCATCGAGGAGGGGAAGACCGAACTCGACGGCGAGATTCCGGTCAACCCCTCGGGCGGCCTGAAGTCGAAGGGACACCCCTCGGCGCGTCGGGGGTCGCACAGGTGTACGAGATTTACAAGCAGGTCATCGGCGACGCCGACACCCAGCAGTTGGACGCGGACGTCGGCCTCGCGTGCAACGTCGGCGGCTTCGGGAACTGCGTCATCACCACGATTCTGGAGGGTCAGTGAGATGTCCGATTCGAACTCGAACGCACACGAGATGGAGGCGTACCGCTACTCCGACGGGAGCATCACCTACCCCGGCCACCCGGTCGGCCCCGACGGTTCGGAGCCGGAAGGGACGGTCGACCTGAGCCAGTACACGGCGACCGTCGTCACGTGGACGACGTCGATGGCGACGCCCCCGGGCGTCCGTCAGCCGAACACCATCGCTATCGTCGAGTTCGACGTCGACGGCGAACCCGTCCGGGCCATCGGTCAGGTCGAGGAGGGGTCGGAACTCGACATTGGCGACGAAGTCGAGGCGGTGTACTGCGAGGAACTCCGCGAACCCGGCGCCGGTATCCGGCATCCCGACAGCCAAGAGTGGGACGGGTTCAGGTTCGTGGCGACCGAGTGAGCGGTGCGGTTCGCTCACGAACAGTCGTCGACGACGAAAGACGAGTCGCGGTGGTGTGGTTCAGTGCCGTCGGTCACTCGGCCGCCACCAACTCCGGCGAGGCGTCGAGCGTTTCGAGTTCGTCGAGACAGTCCTGGACGGTCGTTATCTCGGAACCGTCGAAATTTGGCGCGACGGTCTCGATTCCGTCGTCGTCGCGCACCTCCAGACACATCACCGGCAACACGAGTTCGCGCGCGAGGCCATCGACGAACGATTCGCGCTCGCGGACGGTGAAGAACGGGTCGATGTCGACGCCCGTCGCGTCGGCCCACGAGTCGAACTCCTCGTACGCGGTGACGGCGGCCGGGGTCCGACCCTCGCCCCCGTTCAGTCGGACGCGCCCGTCCCACACGAAGACGTCGTACGTCTCGATGCGACCCGAGTCCTCCAGTTCGCGGAGTCGAGCCACGACCGCGTTCTGCTGGTCGTTGGCTCCGAACATGTCCCCCGGACGTAGAGCGTGACGCGAGGCGCCTCGCTCTCGCCGTGTATAGCGTTCATGATGGTGTCCCCTAGTCAGTGAATGCGAGGCGACCTATGAAAGCGTTACCCTGATTCTCTACTGATGCGAGAAGTGTGTTAAATGTTCATTAAACACGCCGACGGAGGCGGACCCTGTCCGCGACTCGCCGTCTAGAGATTGCCTGACACGGGCGTCAGCGCCGCCGTTCGCGGCTACTCCGACTCGGGTGCGGGGTCGATGAGTACGACCGCCTCGCCGTCGATGACCGTCGTCTCGTCCGCCGTCTGCACGACGGTGTCGAGTCGGTACCGGCGGTCGCCGAGGTCCTCGACGATTTCGACGACCGCCGTGAGTTCCGAGCCGATGTCGACCGGCTTCAGGAAGCGGAGGTCCTGTGAGAGATAGACCGTCATCCCGGGCAGGCGCGCGAGGGCGGAACTGATGAGACCGGACGCGAGGGTGCCGTGGACGATTCGGCGGCCGAACCGGGTCTCCTCGGCGAACTCCTCGTCGAGGTGGAGGCGGTTGGTGTCGCCGCTGATGCCCGCGAACGCCAGGACGTCCTCCTCGGTGATTTGCTTCGTGAACCGGACGACGTCGCCGACGCCCAGTTCCTCGTCGGAGTCGACGCTCCGCTCCATCGACCACGACTCCTCCGTGTACGCGACGGAATCGACTTCGGGCTCGCGTACCCCGCTAGCGCCGTTTTGACGGGCCAGCATGGCTCGATTGGCCTCGGCGACACTCGAGTACATGTGGACGAAGCTCCTCGAGACGTGCCTGGACGACTTGAGCCACGCGGACGTCATTCCGCGGACTGGCGCCGTCACGTCCATAGCGCTATATTCCATGCTCCGTGTGAACGTCTACGACACTGATAACAGTTGTGAAAATTCGTTTCCGTTCGGTCCGGCGCCGTCCCATCTGAACCATCTGGTGGCATTGAATGGTATTAGATGGTTAGAATAGTAAACTTTATCCACTCACGGGGACAAGGAGTGAACGAGATGACAGACGACCCGGACGATGAAACGCCCATGTGGTCGCCCGCCGCGTTCGCGAAGCAGATGCAGGAGGCGTCCCAGCAAGCCACCAAGAGCCAGCAGGAGCTGTTCAAGCAGTTCATGCAGGCGTCTTCCGGTGGCATGGACGGTTTCTCGCAGCTAAACGCGATGAGTATGGGCAGCGCGATGTTCAAGACGCGCGTCCAGAGCGGCGGCCGCATCTCCATTCCCGACGCCGAGCGCGAGGCGCTCGATATCGAGGAAGGGGACATCGTCCAGGCTATCGTCATCCCCGTCAAACGAAACCGGTGATCCACCATGTCCGCTAACCCATTCAGCACTATGTTCGACATGCAGCGCACGTACATCGAAGCCAGCCAGTCCGCGTTCGAGAGCTCCCTGAAGCTCCAGCAGGTCGCGTCCGACGCCTTCCTCGGGAGCTTCGATTCGACGAAGTCGCTCCAGAAGCGCGGCGTCGACCTGACGAAGCGCGCGACGCTCGCCAACCTCGACGCCGTCGAGGAGACGCTCCCCGCCGACGTCGTCGCCGACCTGCGCGCGGCGGTCGACGAGCAGTACGAGGCGCTCGACGAGGCACACGACGACGCCTGGGAGGCGTTCGAGCGCTCCGCCGAGGACGCCGTCGACTCCTACGACGAACTGACCGAGGCGCAGGCCGAGATGGTCGACGAACTGTACGAGTCGCTCCTGCAGGTCAACGCCGAGGCCGCCGAAGTCGCCGAAGAGGCCGCCGACGCGGTCGAGCAGTAATCCGACGGCTTTTCCACCCGCTCTTCGTATTTGAGACCAGACAATGGCTAACGACATATCCGACATGACCGACGCAACGAACATGGAGTCGTTCTTCGAACAGCTCTCAGAGACGTACTCGGAGGCGTTCAAGCGCAACCTGGACGCCCAGGCGGCCTTCGCCGACCAGTGGATGGAATCGATGGAGGAAGCCATGTCCGAGGAGCGTCTCGACGACGCCTCCGAGGGTGCCGTCCGCGCCTACGAGGCGTGGATGGACGCCGCGGAGTCCTCCTTCGAGCGCGTCGGCGACGCCCTCGAGGGCGAGGACGTCGATCCCGAGGAGTTCCGCGACATCTGGTTCAACGCCGCCAACAGGGCGTTCAAAGAGTCGATGTCGACGACGGCGTTCGCCGCCGCGACGGGCCAGAACGTCGAGGACGTCCTCGACCTCCAGGCGCAGATGAACGAGGCCGCCCAGGACACCCTCCACGGGATGGGCTTCGCGACGACCGGCGACGTCCGCGAGGTCGGCGAGCGCCTCGTCGAGATCGAGCGTCGCCAGCACGCCATCGAGGAGAAGCTCGACAAGCTCCTGGAGCAAGAAGAATGAACCCCTTCACCGCACCGTTCGAGGCACAGCGGAAGATGCTCGAATCGTGGACCGACGCCGTCGAGACGGCCGAGGCCGCGCCCGAGGGCCTCGAGACGATGGCTTCGGTCGAGGTAGGTGAGACGCCGAGCGAGGTCGTCTACGAGGAGAACAAGCTCAAACTCCTCCGATACGACGCCGAGGCCGCGGGTATCGAGCCCGAGGAGACCCACGACGTCCCCATCCTCATCGTCTACGCGCTCATCAACCGGCCGTACATCCTCGACCTCCAGCCCGACCGTTCCGTCGTGCGACGGCTCTTGGAGGCGGGGTTCGACGTCTACCTCATCGACTGGGGCGAGCCCTCGCTCTTGGACCAGTCGCTGACGCTCGACGACTACGTCAACCGCTACATCGACAACTGCGTCGACGAAGTCGCCGAGCGTGCGGGCGTCGACGCCATCAACCTCTTAGGCTACTGCATGGGCGGGACGATGAGCGTCATGTACGCGGCGCTGCACCCCGAGAAGGTCCGAAACCTCGGTCTGATGGCGGCGGGCCTCTGCTTCGCCGGCACCGGGGGCATCCTCGAAGAGTGGGGCGACGACGAGTACTACTCGCCGCGCGACGTCACGGGTGCGTTCGGGAACGTCCCCGCGGAGTTCCTCGACGTCGGCTTCGCGCTCATGGACCCGGTCAACAACTACGTCTCGAAGTACACCACGCTGTACGACAACCTCGGGAACGAGGACTTCGTGGAGAACTTCGCCCGGATGGAGCGCTGGCTGTCGGACGGCATCGACCTCGCCGGGTCGACGTACGTCCAGTTCCTCGAGGACGTCTACCAGGGGAACAAACTGTACGAGAACGAACTCGAACTGGACGGCAAACACGTCGACCTCGGGGAGATCACGATGCCCGTCCTCCAAATCGTCGGCCAGTACGACCACCTCATCCCGCCGGAGGCGTCCCGGCCGTTCAACGACGCCATCCCGTCCGACGACGCGACCCTGATGGAGGAGTCGACCGGCCACATCGGACTGTCCGTGTCGAGCAAGTCACACGCGAACCTCTGGCCCAACGTCGCCGAGTGGTACGCCGAGCGCTCCCGACTCGACGACTCGGACGAGGCGGTCGACATCGATGTCGACGGACCCGAGGCCGGAGACGACGAGGCCGTCGACGCCGAGAACGGGACCGTCCACGTCGAGGACGACGCCGGCGAGGAGGACGAAGACGACGAGAGCGGAGCCGAGGCGTTCGACGACACGGACCTCGACCAGGTTCGCGGCGTCGGCCCGGCCTACGCCGACCGACTCCGCGAGGCGGGCGTCGGCACCGTCTCCGAACTCGCGGCGGCCGACCCCGAGACGCTCGCGGAGCGAATCGACGTCTCGACGTCGCGGGTCGCCGACTGGGTCGACCACGCGACCGAACTCACGTCCTGAGCCGACTCCCCGGACTGACCACTCCTCGGCCGGCCTGACGCGAACCCGCGCTCCGGACGTCACCGTTTCTCACGGATGACACCCCTTCTCGCGCTGGCTTCGAGACCTGAACTATTATACCTCGGTTCCGAGTGTCATCAACCGTGAGTCAACGTCATCGAGTCGACAGGCAGTCCGTCTCGTGGCGCTCACTTCGAACATGAAACTCGAAGACAGAACCTGTGTCATCACGGGTGCATCGAGGGGGATCGGCCGCGGTATCGCGGAGGAGATGGCTGGCGAGGGCGCGAACGTCGTCGTCAACTACCGCTCCTCGAAGGAGGAGGCTCGGGACGTCGTCGAGACCATCCGCGAGGCCGGCGGGGACACCATCGCGTCGCAGGCCGACGTCACGGACTACGAGGCCGTCGGGGAGATGCGCGACGAGGTCCACGACGCGTTCGGCCCCGTGGACATCCTCATCAACAACGCCGGCATCACGAAGGACACCACGTTCGCCCGGATGAGCCCCGAAGAGTGGAAGACGGTCATCGACGTCAACCTCAACGGGACGTTCAACGCGTCGAAGGTGTTCTTCGAGGACATCAAGGAGTCCGACCAGGGGCGACTCATCAACATCTCCTCCATCGTCGGCAAGCAGGGGAACTTCGGGCAGGCCAACTACGCCACGGCGAAGTCGGGTATCTTCGGCTTCACTCGTACGCTCGCGCTCGAACTCGCTCCCTCGGGGGCGACGGTCAACTCCGTCGCGCCGGGCTTCACCCGGACGGACATGCTCGACGAGGTCCGCGAGGACATCCAAGAGCGCATCCTCGAAGAGATTCCGATGGGCCGGTTCGCCGAGGTCGAGGACATCTCCCACGTCGTCAAGTTCCTCGCCAGTGAGGAGGCTTCCTACATCACCGGGGAGGTCATCGACGTCAACGGGGCGATGGACCTCTAGTCCCGCTCGGGACCGGCACGGTGTGGCACCTGATCGTCCTGTGTGAAGCTTGACCAAGGACATAATACCCAATATTAATCATATACAGTGTATATTCATCCATACAAGGTAAGCTTAAGTGGAATCGGTTCAATTCGTTGAGTAGACAATGAGCCAGCAACTCCTCACCCGCGCTGCGAACGAGACGAAGCCCGAAATCCCGACCGAACTCGACTCCACCTCGTCGAAACTGGTCTACCTGTACCTCCGCGCGTCCGGTTCGTGCACCATCGACGAACTCCAGGCGTCGCTGGACATGCAGAAGATTTCGCTGTACCCGCTGCTGAAGAGCCTCTCGAAGAAGGGCCTCGTCGAGGGCGAGGGCGAGACGTACCACCTCGCCTCCTAGGTCCGCCGGGGCTACCGTCGCTGTGTCCCGCTTCGGCCGCACGACCGCGTGCGATCGCTGCCGGACCGACTGACAGCGGTCCCGTTCAGCGTTCGTTCTCGTCCCGGTCGCTTTCGTCCTCGCCTCGGTCGCTTTCGTCCTCGTGCCGGTCGTCGTCTCCGTCGGTCACTGCCGACTCGTCGCGCACCTCTTCTCTGATCGACTCCAGTTCCGCATCCACGTCTATCGCCACCGACGAGTCCGGTTCGTCGGTCGGTTCCTCACCGCCCTCCTCACTCGCGGCTGATTCGTCGCTCGCGTCACCTTCCTCGTCGTCGACCGGGATGACGACGCCCCCGCTCCGACCCGCCGAGCGCTCCGCCCGCGACCGTGAGTCCCGCTCCGCACCCCGAGCCTCGGCGAGGCGGGACTCGATTTCGGCGGAGAGGTCGCGGGCCTCCCGGAACACGTCCCGGGCAACCGGGTCGGTCGGCTCCTCGGTCCCCGTGAGCGCGCGACGGAGGTCGTCGAGCGCGCGCTCGGTCCCCTCGACCATTCGTCGGTCGACGCCGTCGAGGTCCCCCCGCGCCCCCTGCAGACCCCGCTCCGGGTCTGCCAGTCGGAGGACGCCGCGGAGCAGTTCGAGCGACTGGACCGTCGTTTCGAGGATCGAGATGACGGTCGGGATGGTGTACTCCTCGGTGAACCGGACGACGTCGCGCCCGCGGGGCGGGTCGCGGCGGGTCGGCCGACGAGTCGCGTCGTCGGTGTCGAGCGTCCGTTCGAGTTCGTCGAGCGTCGTTCGGAGGTCCGAAAGGAGGGCAGCGAGGTCCTCACGGTTGCGGTCGGGGTCGCGGCTCATACCCTCCGTTGGGGCGGCGCGGGCAAAAACGTCCGCGCTCGTGTCGTGGCGGAGAGAGCGAACGTGTGTCTCGGTGCCTGGAGACGGGTCGGTGTCGCTGGTGCGCGTGAAAACCGCGGCTCGACAGACGAGGCCCTTCGCTCGGCAGGACACGATGCGTCCACCGAACAACGACGGAGCTACCGCCGCGACGCGCGCCGGTACTGCGGCGGCCACTGCTCCTCGGCGCCGAGTTCGTGCGCCGCGCGGTGTGTGAAGTACGGGTCACGGAGGTGTTCGCGCCCGAGGAGCACGACGTCGGCCCGCCCGTTGCGAACCAGCGCGTCCGCGTGTTCGGGGGTCGTGATAGCGCCGACGGCTGCGACGGGGACGTCGGCCTCCGTGCGAACCCGCTCGGCGTACGGCACCTGATAGCCCGGTCCGGTGTCCGGGAGCTGCTGGTCGGGGTGGACGCCGCCGCTGCTGACGTCGACGAGGTCTGCGAGGTCGGCGAGGTCGCCGGCGAGCCGGACGGTGTCGTCGACGGTCCACGACTCCCGCTGCGGGAGCCAGTCGG
Proteins encoded:
- a CDS encoding MaoC family dehydratase produces the protein MYSSVAEANRAMLARQNGASGVREPEVDSVAYTEESWSMERSVDSDEELGVGDVVRFTKQITEEDVLAFAGISGDTNRLHLDEEFAEETRFGRRIVHGTLASGLISSALARLPGMTVYLSQDLRFLKPVDIGSELTAVVEIVEDLGDRRYRLDTVVQTADETTVIDGEAVVLIDPAPESE
- a CDS encoding poly(R)-hydroxyalkanoic acid synthase subunit, encoding MANDISDMTDATNMESFFEQLSETYSEAFKRNLDAQAAFADQWMESMEEAMSEERLDDASEGAVRAYEAWMDAAESSFERVGDALEGEDVDPEEFRDIWFNAANRAFKESMSTTAFAAATGQNVEDVLDLQAQMNEAAQDTLHGMGFATTGDVREVGERLVEIERRQHAIEEKLDKLLEQEE
- a CDS encoding helix-turn-helix domain-containing protein, with protein sequence MSQQLLTRAANETKPEIPTELDSTSSKLVYLYLRASGSCTIDELQASLDMQKISLYPLLKSLSKKGLVEGEGETYHLAS
- a CDS encoding AbrB/MazE/SpoVT family DNA-binding domain-containing protein, with amino-acid sequence MTDDPDDETPMWSPAAFAKQMQEASQQATKSQQELFKQFMQASSGGMDGFSQLNAMSMGSAMFKTRVQSGGRISIPDAEREALDIEEGDIVQAIVIPVKRNR
- a CDS encoding OB-fold domain-containing protein, which encodes MEAYRYSDGSITYPGHPVGPDGSEPEGTVDLSQYTATVVTWTTSMATPPGVRQPNTIAIVEFDVDGEPVRAIGQVEEGSELDIGDEVEAVYCEELREPGAGIRHPDSQEWDGFRFVATE
- a CDS encoding PH domain-containing protein, which codes for MSMNRLNPRVRLVWAARSVVSAAVLGTILALAARFLPFVPREVVALAGVVLLLGVVHALLRYRSWRYEVRDDSIYLERGVLTRVRTVVPFVRIQHVDSSRSPVERAVGLGRVVVYTAGSRGADVTVPGLTPTAADDLRERLKRLAIRAEGDDAV
- the phaC gene encoding class III poly(R)-hydroxyalkanoic acid synthase subunit PhaC, coding for MNPFTAPFEAQRKMLESWTDAVETAEAAPEGLETMASVEVGETPSEVVYEENKLKLLRYDAEAAGIEPEETHDVPILIVYALINRPYILDLQPDRSVVRRLLEAGFDVYLIDWGEPSLLDQSLTLDDYVNRYIDNCVDEVAERAGVDAINLLGYCMGGTMSVMYAALHPEKVRNLGLMAAGLCFAGTGGILEEWGDDEYYSPRDVTGAFGNVPAEFLDVGFALMDPVNNYVSKYTTLYDNLGNEDFVENFARMERWLSDGIDLAGSTYVQFLEDVYQGNKLYENELELDGKHVDLGEITMPVLQIVGQYDHLIPPEASRPFNDAIPSDDATLMEESTGHIGLSVSSKSHANLWPNVAEWYAERSRLDDSDEAVDIDVDGPEAGDDEAVDAENGTVHVEDDAGEEDEDDESGAEAFDDTDLDQVRGVGPAYADRLREAGVGTVSELAAADPETLAERIDVSTSRVADWVDHATELTS
- a CDS encoding beta-ketoacyl-ACP reductase gives rise to the protein MKLEDRTCVITGASRGIGRGIAEEMAGEGANVVVNYRSSKEEARDVVETIREAGGDTIASQADVTDYEAVGEMRDEVHDAFGPVDILINNAGITKDTTFARMSPEEWKTVIDVNLNGTFNASKVFFEDIKESDQGRLINISSIVGKQGNFGQANYATAKSGIFGFTRTLALELAPSGATVNSVAPGFTRTDMLDEVREDIQERILEEIPMGRFAEVEDISHVVKFLASEEASYITGEVIDVNGAMDL
- a CDS encoding PH domain-containing protein: MKLSPLSVPYRVLERGGSLLVAAAFIVFSGGSMLDGLAGPLSLFALLGVGVLLLVGYEVAYYQRYEYELTADTFDIHSGVFARRDREIPLRRIQNVDISRNVVQRVLGIAAVDFETAGGSETEASLRFVSFEEAKRLQREVPRMKRGTEEEPAEPEPSTELFALSERELTLVGLLSFDFRVPGVLALLLSGSVPVVSSMLPRPGPLPIAAFLALLVVGVFLFSWAAGAVAAVVNYYDFHLVRAGDELQYERGLLQRYDGSIPFDKVQTLTVEDPPQTSVRVRDAAHRDGGLRARSVVGRGRGSEAAVPLAERDRVFELANAIDEFGDPALERPPKRVRRRYVVRYLLVVGALTGLLFGVDAVVAPTVGVGSLPFPWYVPLALVLVIPPAAHLKWAHRGYWLGDEHVVTRNGVLKRQTKVVPYDRIQTVIDTRTLFQRRWNLATVTVDTAGSLSITGGDAAAVDVDDAVADDLRAELDERLREALAERRRARRLRRNRSAHANADATGDATGREPDRGRAHDGDDDHDHDHAPDGEAEGFVWGEGFDEERADTSGDESPTAPTTEERTGGGTGGRAKRETATGTGVSRPRARSRPRTRTVTTRADTPTALGAPRFPRYARPHGHRAIRCGSRCTPVRVYETTTTDWDDIDAETRASLAWTGTSALLVLDGVSPAEVDPIQAYTPHRVDVGRGGDQELVLIYSERRPSSFPHASGVTVADLDTVVEDALRDDETLFLRRLRDDERFRTLLRRHLSASARVELVEEYGQNPDAAGYVQRLLDTT
- a CDS encoding HTH domain-containing protein, yielding MFGANDQQNAVVARLRELEDSGRIETYDVFVWDGRVRLNGGEGRTPAAVTAYEEFDSWADATGVDIDPFFTVRERESFVDGLARELVLPVMCLEVRDDDGIETVAPNFDGSEITTVQDCLDELETLDASPELVAAE
- a CDS encoding DUF7548 family protein; this translates as MEVEDVAPLVGSVACGAVVAALVAPFVLLSDVGTELGLYYAAGPAGVTALGFLAPVAVVVFLAGRRGRTDPVTAAGLTLVLGLGMLGLAASWALAVDPQLVFNFSAAWMGNHRWVVLGVTALVPLSAAAYARAVL